The Andrena cerasifolii isolate SP2316 chromosome 14, iyAndCera1_principal, whole genome shotgun sequence genome contains a region encoding:
- the LOC143376375 gene encoding uncharacterized protein LOC143376375 isoform X2 has protein sequence MYLKAYLPLATDLSNSATPPFNPGLGCSGDPRLLFQGSSAWETDKPYMCSSCGKRRKRMMFCDQLPLHVVLQCKKELSCLKCMRRYSHWGNLRIHMNYYCQMEPLYSCPYCTHKARMGTALKYHMAREHSGVAASEEIHLNLRRPRRRSKRGAMLYSKNFDDL, from the exons ATGTACTTGAAGGCGTACCTGCCGCTCGCCACGGACCTCTCCAACAGCGCGACGCCGCCGTTTAACCCGGGGCTAGGCTGCTCGGGGGACCCTCGGCTGCTGTTTCAGGGCTCGTCCGCCTGGGAAACGGACAAGCCGTACATGTGCTCGAGCTGCG GCAAAAGACGCAAACGGATGATGTTTTGCGACCAGCTGCCGCTACACGTCGTGCTCCAGTGCAAGAAGGAGCTTTCCTGTTTGAAGTGCATGAGGAGATACAGTCACTGGGGGAACTTGCGGATCCACATGAATTATTACTGTCAGATGGAACCGCTCTATTCTTGCCCCTATTGCACTCACAAAGCCAGAATGGGCACCGCGCTTAAGTATCACATGGCGCGCGAGCACTCAGGCGTCGCAGCGTCCGAGGAGATCCATCTAAACCTTCGACGCCCCAGACGGCGCTCCAAACGGGGCGCTATGCTTTACTCGAAGAACTTTGACGACCTGTAA
- the LOC143376375 gene encoding zinc finger protein lsy-27-like isoform X1 encodes MYLKAYLPLATDLSNSATPPFNPGLGCSGDPRLLFQGSSAWETDKPYMCSSCGKGYTHIFTLNRHRRTVCGKPRNTSGKWKCMRCSRSYVTEGNLVRHVKYECGVGRKFCCIFCNHMFTQRCSLIRHLRNFHSESFGSSASPVPGDYLPIKPCHADVKSSGDSKFDDAGS; translated from the coding sequence ATGTACTTGAAGGCGTACCTGCCGCTCGCCACGGACCTCTCCAACAGCGCGACGCCGCCGTTTAACCCGGGGCTAGGCTGCTCGGGGGACCCTCGGCTGCTGTTTCAGGGCTCGTCCGCCTGGGAAACGGACAAGCCGTACATGTGCTCGAGCTGCGGTAAGGGTTACACCCACATCTTCACGCTGAACCGCCACCGTCGCACCGTGTGCGGCAAGCCCCGGAACACCAGCGGCAAATGGAAGTGCATGCGTTGCAGCAGGTCGTACGTGACCGAGGGAAACCTCGTCCGTCACGTGAAGTACGAGTGCGGCGTCGGGCGGAAGTTCTGCTGCATCTTCTGCAACCACATGTTCACCCAGCGCTGCAGCCTGATCCGACACCTGAGGAACTTCCACAGCGAGAGCTTCGGGAGCAGCGCGAGCCCCGTCCCCGGGGACTATCTACCGATCAAGCCTTGCCACGCGGACGTCAAGAGTTCCGGGGATTCCAAGTTCGACGACGCTGGGAGTTAG